A portion of the Scylla paramamosain isolate STU-SP2022 chromosome 2, ASM3559412v1, whole genome shotgun sequence genome contains these proteins:
- the LOC135112292 gene encoding fibrocystin-L-like, with protein sequence MDTCTFISTPVTHLWSLPWPPPPPTLKGLSGLQVVGGDSLTITGSGFGDLACQVEVSVGEVSCSVTSASDTSVTCDLDDLDNLRSGAYLPITVKAINRGIAVTDIAGYSSEGRVVVVPQVSSLSPLEGSLGGSTLLTISGGGLQGLVASPVVLVGGQTCVVQSVSSTTVTCLTPPSTSATVATFTLTVASVPAKMDTLTFTYSEALTPVVTSMAVQGEEVTLSGHNFGSDNTKVTITLVQQSVPHGYREVPQEEEKEDLMVEEREEWWWWW encoded by the exons ATGGATACCTGTACTTTCATTtccacacctgtcacacacctGTGGTCTCTGCCCtggcctcctccaccacccacactGAAGGGCCTGAG CGGCCTGCAGGTGGTGGGTGGCGACTCTCTCACCATCACTGGATCAGGCTTTGGTGACCTGGCCTGCCAGGTAGAGGTCAGTGTTGGTGAAGTATCCTGTAGTGTGACCTCTGCTTCAGACACCTCTGTGACTTGCGATCTGGACGACCTGGACAACCTGAGGTCGGGTGCATACCTGCCCATCACTGTCAAGGCAATCAACAG GGGCATAGCAGTGACAGACATCGCAGGGTACAGCAGTGAGggccgtgtggtggtggtgccgcagGTGTCCTCCCTCAGTCCCCTGGAAGGCTCCCTGGGTGGCAGCACCCTGCTCACCATCAGTGGAGGTGGTCTGCAGGGTCTGGTTGCCTCTcctgtggtgctggtggggggCCAGACCTGTGTGGTGCAGAGTGTCTCCTCCACCACAGTCACCTGCCTcactccaccctccacctctgCCACCGTGGCCACCTTCACTCTGACTGTGGCCAGT GTGCCGGCCAAGATGGACACCCTTACCTTCACCTACAGTGAGGCACTCACCCCTGTGGTCACCAGCATGGCAGTGCAGGGCGAGGAAGTGACATTGTCTGGCCACAACTTTGGCAGTGACAACACCAAGGTCACCATCACTCTGGTGCAACAGTCGGTCCCCCATGGCTACCGAGAGGTgcctcaggaggaggagaaggaagacttgatggtggaagaaagggaagagtggtggtggtggtggtga